The genomic window GCCGCCCCCGACGTGCTGCTGATGGACGAGCCCACCAACCACCTCGACGTGGAAGGCATCCTCTGGCTCGAGGACGTCCTCGCCGAGCGCGTCCGCGCCGTCGTCGTCGTCAGCCACGACCGGTACTTTCTGGAGCACGTGGCCACGCGCATGCTGGAGCTGAACCGCGCCTATCCTGCCGGCCTCTTCCAGACAGACGGGCGGTACAGCGACTTCCTCGCCCGCCGGGACGACTTTCTGCGTGGGCAGGCCGCCTATGAGGAATCGCTCGCCAACATCGTCCGGCGCGAGATCGAGTGGCTCCGCCGGGGCGCCAAGGCGCGCTCCACCAAGGCGAAGGGGCGCATCAAGGAGGCGGGCCGGCTCATCGCGGAGCTCGGCGACGTCCGGGCGCGCGCCGCCGCCGGCACCGCGGGGATCGACATCACCTCCTCGCAGCGCCGGACACGCCGGCTCATCGCCGTGCGCGGACTGTCCAAATCGCTCGGCGGCCGGTCGCTCATCCGCGATCTCGACCTCACCCTCACGCCCGGCACGCGCGTCGGACTCATGGGCCCGAACGGCAGCGGCAAGACGACGCTGCTGAACCTGCTCGCGGGCACGCTCGCCCCGGATGCCGGCGTCATCGAGCGCGCCGACGGCCTCCGCCTCGTCCGCTTCGAGCAGCACAGGGCGGGCCTCGACCCCGGGCAATCGCTGCGCCGCGCGCTGGCGCCCGACGGCGACGCCGTCACCTGGAAGAGCCGGAGCGTCCACGTCGCCTCGTGGGCCAAGCGTTTTCTCTTCCGCTCCGAGCAGCTCGAAATGCCCGTCGGCCGCCTGTCGGGCGGCGAGCAGGCCCGGATCCTCATCGCGCGCGTGATGTGCGAGCCCGCCGACCTGCTGATCCTGGACGAGCCGACGAACGACCTCGACATCCCGACACTCGAGGTCCT from Candidatus Rokuibacteriota bacterium includes these protein-coding regions:
- a CDS encoding ABC-F family ATP-binding cassette domain-containing protein, with protein sequence MTRSLLLSCEAVSKAYGTRSLFEELSFGLFEGDQAGLVGPNGSGKSTLLKILAGLEPADRGTRSVRGGVRVGYVPQDPVLPPGVTVEEVIALALTGVDEGERPGRIAQALGRAGFADGRAEVDALSGGWKKRLAIARALAAAPDVLLMDEPTNHLDVEGILWLEDVLAERVRAVVVVSHDRYFLEHVATRMLELNRAYPAGLFQTDGRYSDFLARRDDFLRGQAAYEESLANIVRREIEWLRRGAKARSTKAKGRIKEAGRLIAELGDVRARAAAGTAGIDITSSQRRTRRLIAVRGLSKSLGGRSLIRDLDLTLTPGTRVGLMGPNGSGKTTLLNLLAGTLAPDAGVIERADGLRLVRFEQHRAGLDPGQSLRRALAPDGDAVTWKSRSVHVASWAKRFLFRSEQLEMPVGRLSGGEQARILIARVMCEPADLLILDEPTNDLDIPTLEVLEESLAEFDGGLVLVTHDRFMLDRVSTVILALDGEGGAETYADYAQWEAARGARSPSPRAQAGAPPALAPRPRTKRLGYLEQREWESMERAVLDAETAAEACRQAAEDPGVAADPAALQARYAALEAARTEVARLYTRWAELEAKQA